The following are encoded together in the Streptomyces tsukubensis genome:
- the rpsO gene encoding 30S ribosomal protein S15, whose translation MSLDAATKKQIMTEFATKDGDTGSPEVQVALLSRRISDLTEHLKTHKHDHHSRRGLLILVGQRRRLLQYLAKKDIARFRVLVERLGIRRGAAGAR comes from the coding sequence GTGTCGCTCGACGCCGCTACGAAGAAGCAGATCATGACCGAGTTCGCCACCAAGGACGGTGACACCGGCTCCCCCGAGGTGCAGGTCGCTCTGCTCTCCCGCCGTATCTCGGACCTGACCGAGCACCTCAAGACGCACAAGCACGACCACCACTCGCGCCGTGGTCTGCTCATCCTGGTCGGCCAGCGTCGTCGGCTGCTCCAGTACCTGGCCAAGAAGGACATCGCGCGTTTCCGTGTCCTGGTCGAGCGCCTCGGCATCCGCCGCGGTGCGGCCGGAGCCCGATAA
- a CDS encoding GntR family transcriptional regulator, producing MTHSTHTSTSSGKQMLSEQIYTHLRDAIMRGEYAPGDALKPQDLAKEQGVSLAVVREALVRVVGEGLADRLPNRGFAVPAFSDRRWQEVAEARRAIEPVLLRLSIERGDVDWEARVRAAHHRLARTPAYAPEEGEYYSGSWSEAHRVFHRTLLEGCGNPVLLETFDRLWTASELARRWSAHRNPDRDGAAEHRRLEETTLARDADSAAEVLACHLTQTAAGLTDRTTHHGPKKKP from the coding sequence ATGACTCATTCGACCCACACCTCGACCTCCTCGGGAAAGCAGATGCTCTCCGAGCAGATCTACACACACCTGCGGGACGCGATCATGCGCGGGGAGTACGCCCCCGGTGACGCCCTCAAACCGCAGGACCTCGCCAAGGAACAGGGCGTGAGCCTGGCCGTCGTACGCGAGGCGCTCGTGCGGGTGGTCGGCGAGGGTCTGGCCGACCGGTTGCCCAACCGTGGTTTCGCCGTCCCGGCCTTCTCCGACCGCCGCTGGCAAGAGGTCGCGGAGGCCCGCCGGGCCATCGAACCTGTCCTGCTGCGCCTGTCCATCGAGCGTGGTGATGTCGACTGGGAGGCCCGCGTGCGAGCCGCCCACCACCGCCTGGCTCGCACTCCGGCGTACGCGCCGGAGGAGGGGGAGTACTACAGCGGCTCATGGTCCGAAGCGCACCGGGTCTTCCACCGCACCCTGCTGGAGGGATGCGGAAACCCGGTCCTGCTGGAGACCTTCGACCGGCTGTGGACCGCGAGCGAGCTGGCTCGCCGCTGGTCGGCGCACCGCAACCCCGACCGGGACGGCGCCGCCGAACACCGCCGGCTGGAGGAGACAACGCTGGCCCGCGACGCCGACTCCGCGGCCGAGGTACTGGCCTGCCACCTCACCCAGACAGCGGCAGGACTGACTGACCGCACCACCCACCACGGACCCAAGAAAAAACCCTGA
- a CDS encoding YbhB/YbcL family Raf kinase inhibitor-like protein encodes MSANDPFARLPEAASFTVTSTTVTDGAAWSPEQLSGIFGVPGGKDVSPQLSWSGAPAGTKSYAVTVYDPDAPTGSGFWHWAVADIPATVIELPEGAGDDTGSGLPEGAFQLPNDARASRFIGAAPPAGHGSHRYFTVVHALDVASIGVPADATPAALGFTMAGHILGRAVLTATAETPA; translated from the coding sequence ATGAGCGCCAACGACCCCTTTGCCCGCCTCCCCGAGGCGGCCTCCTTCACCGTGACCAGCACCACCGTCACCGACGGCGCGGCGTGGTCGCCCGAGCAGCTCTCAGGCATCTTCGGCGTCCCCGGCGGGAAGGACGTCTCCCCGCAGCTGTCCTGGAGCGGCGCCCCGGCAGGCACCAAGAGTTACGCCGTCACCGTCTACGACCCCGATGCCCCCACGGGGTCCGGATTCTGGCACTGGGCGGTCGCCGACATCCCCGCCACGGTTATCGAGCTCCCCGAGGGCGCCGGCGACGACACCGGCTCGGGTCTGCCGGAGGGCGCGTTCCAGTTGCCCAACGACGCCCGCGCGAGCCGCTTCATCGGCGCGGCCCCGCCGGCCGGCCACGGCTCGCACCGCTACTTCACCGTGGTGCACGCCCTCGACGTCGCCTCCATCGGTGTCCCCGCCGACGCCACCCCGGCCGCCCTAGGGTTCACCATGGCGGGACACATCCTCGGCCGGGCGGTCCTGACCGCCACCGCTGAGACCCCCGCCTGA
- a CDS encoding DUF397 domain-containing protein, translating to MTEAQDTAAQEQELRARKEREKDELYALDITGVEWLSAPGTEEHEERVEIAYLPGGAVAMRSSIEPDTVLRYTEAEWRAFVLGARDGEFDLK from the coding sequence ATGACCGAGGCACAGGACACCGCAGCACAGGAGCAGGAACTCAGGGCGCGCAAGGAGCGCGAGAAGGACGAGCTGTACGCACTGGACATCACCGGTGTCGAATGGCTCAGCGCTCCGGGTACGGAGGAACACGAGGAGCGGGTCGAGATCGCGTACCTGCCGGGCGGCGCCGTGGCCATGCGCTCCTCGATCGAGCCCGATACGGTGCTGCGCTACACAGAGGCGGAGTGGCGGGCTTTCGTCCTCGGGGCACGCGACGGGGAATTTGACCTCAAGTAG
- a CDS encoding ABC transporter permease, whose translation MSTESTPALAGSVEPPEPAEPGSTSRGPRSRTLTAYLRYVAGKLVGAAVSLFAVLVTSFFLFRLIPGDPVKQMTGGRQVSSEQIRAMRAEFGLDLPVWEQFTQYCGKALTGDLGTSYQFHAPVIDKITEALPATLLLTGTAFLLYTAIGIWLGSRSAWRNGKFGDRFHTAFALTLYSVPSFWLGLLLIITLSVGVGPIPGMFPTGGMETGGKDGFAYVLDVGHHLALPVITLVAVEYARTLLVMRSSLLDEMGSDYLTTARAKGLRDDLVRRRHAIPNAMLPTVTLIFVNLGNTVAGAILVETVFSWPGLGGLFYQALSVPDLPLVQGLFFVFAAAVIVMNMLADLIYPLLDPRVGR comes from the coding sequence ATGAGCACCGAAAGCACGCCCGCGCTCGCGGGTTCCGTGGAGCCCCCGGAACCGGCGGAGCCCGGCTCCACCTCCCGCGGCCCGCGCTCACGCACCCTGACCGCGTACCTCCGATATGTGGCGGGCAAGCTGGTCGGCGCCGCCGTCTCGCTGTTCGCTGTGCTGGTCACCAGCTTCTTCCTCTTCCGGCTCATCCCCGGAGACCCGGTCAAACAGATGACCGGCGGACGTCAGGTGTCGTCCGAACAGATCCGTGCCATGCGGGCGGAGTTCGGCCTCGACCTCCCCGTCTGGGAGCAGTTCACCCAGTACTGCGGGAAAGCGCTGACCGGCGACCTCGGGACGTCGTACCAGTTCCACGCGCCCGTCATCGACAAGATCACCGAGGCTCTGCCCGCGACACTGCTGCTCACCGGAACGGCCTTCCTGCTCTATACGGCCATCGGCATCTGGCTGGGGTCGCGCTCGGCCTGGCGCAACGGCAAGTTCGGCGACCGCTTCCACACCGCCTTCGCCCTGACCCTCTACTCGGTCCCGTCCTTCTGGCTCGGGCTCCTGTTGATCATCACTCTCTCTGTGGGAGTGGGGCCGATCCCCGGCATGTTCCCCACGGGCGGTATGGAGACGGGCGGCAAGGACGGCTTCGCGTACGTCCTCGATGTCGGGCACCACTTGGCGCTGCCGGTCATCACCCTTGTCGCGGTCGAATACGCGCGGACTCTGCTGGTGATGCGTTCGTCGCTGCTGGACGAGATGGGCAGCGACTATCTGACGACGGCGCGCGCCAAGGGGCTGCGGGACGACCTCGTACGCCGCAGGCACGCCATCCCCAACGCGATGCTGCCCACGGTGACCCTGATCTTCGTCAACCTCGGCAATACCGTGGCCGGGGCCATCCTCGTGGAGACCGTCTTCTCGTGGCCTGGCCTCGGAGGTCTCTTCTACCAGGCGTTGAGCGTCCCCGACCTGCCACTGGTGCAGGGGCTGTTCTTCGTGTTCGCGGCTGCTGTGATCGTGATGAACATGCTCGCCGACCTGATCTATCCGCTGCTCGATCCCCGGGTGGGCCGATGA
- a CDS encoding ABC transporter permease yields the protein MTPPVGQHAESSPEGAVEGPRGLVWARRRRAVARFWQQYRTHRAGLAGLVLLVVIAVVALAAPLLVGADSQSVTGAAGGPLEDPSGSFPLGTDQFGRSLLALLVWGTRVSLSVGLLAAFLSVAIGTLVGITAGHFRGWYATVIMRVTDWFLVMPTLVLAIALATVMSRSIWTTILAIGVTTWPTTARLVRAQTLAVESRPYIERARALGGGHRHIMARHVLPNVMPLVLAQTTLVISTAILTEATLAFLGLSDPSIVSWGGLLQDAREAGAVSSGNWWYLAPPGLAIAVVALAFTLCGRAIESVLNPKLGERR from the coding sequence ATGACTCCCCCCGTGGGACAGCACGCGGAAAGCAGCCCCGAGGGCGCCGTGGAGGGGCCTCGCGGCCTCGTGTGGGCGCGACGACGGCGCGCGGTGGCGCGGTTCTGGCAGCAGTACCGTACGCACCGTGCCGGGCTCGCCGGGCTCGTTCTGCTCGTGGTGATCGCGGTCGTCGCTCTGGCCGCGCCCCTGCTCGTCGGTGCGGACTCGCAGAGCGTGACCGGCGCCGCGGGCGGTCCGTTGGAGGATCCGAGTGGCTCCTTCCCGCTCGGCACGGATCAGTTCGGCCGCAGCCTGCTGGCGCTCCTCGTGTGGGGGACGCGGGTCTCGCTCTCGGTCGGGCTGCTCGCGGCGTTCCTGTCCGTGGCCATCGGCACCCTTGTCGGTATCACGGCCGGACACTTCCGCGGCTGGTACGCGACAGTGATCATGCGTGTCACGGACTGGTTCCTCGTCATGCCGACCCTGGTGCTCGCCATCGCTCTCGCCACGGTGATGTCCCGGTCCATCTGGACCACCATTCTGGCGATCGGCGTGACGACCTGGCCGACGACGGCGCGGCTGGTGAGGGCGCAGACTCTCGCGGTCGAGTCCCGCCCCTACATCGAGCGGGCGCGTGCCCTCGGCGGCGGGCACCGGCACATCATGGCGCGCCATGTGCTCCCCAACGTGATGCCTCTGGTACTGGCCCAGACCACCCTGGTCATCTCGACCGCGATCCTCACCGAGGCGACGCTGGCCTTTCTCGGTCTGAGCGACCCGTCGATCGTCTCGTGGGGCGGGCTGCTCCAGGACGCGCGGGAGGCGGGTGCCGTCAGTTCGGGCAACTGGTGGTACCTCGCGCCGCCCGGCCTCGCCATCGCGGTGGTGGCGCTCGCCTTCACACTGTGCGGCCGCGCCATCGAGTCCGTACTCAACCCCAAGCTGGGGGAACGACGATGA
- a CDS encoding ABC transporter ATP-binding protein, which produces MTTTPPAPSPVEETPTAPAPLLSADDLHITFPGRRGAPGARAVDGVDLDIAPGEIVALVGESGCGKTTLARSLLGLVAPTSGRVTFDGAPLDYSGRALKRYRKRAQLVLQDPSGSLNPRHTVYDAVAEGLRIHRYPGDERAAVSQALSRAGLRPPERFFLRYPHEMSGGQRQRVVIAGALALEPELIVADEPVASLDASVRGEILALFLRLRDELGLSALVVTHDLGLAWNIADRVAVMYLGRIVESGRVEQVLTSPRHPYTQALLSVLPEAPGEPVVLAGEPPDPSRIPGGCRFHARCQVLASGEAAAAGVADDCRTKDLPVLAGGQTAQVACHWAERTAHSGRP; this is translated from the coding sequence GTGACGACCACCCCTCCCGCGCCGTCCCCCGTCGAGGAGACTCCGACGGCGCCCGCGCCTCTGCTCAGCGCGGACGACCTGCACATCACCTTTCCCGGGCGCAGGGGGGCGCCCGGAGCGCGCGCCGTCGACGGTGTGGACCTGGACATCGCTCCCGGAGAGATCGTCGCGCTCGTGGGCGAGTCCGGCTGCGGTAAGACAACGCTCGCCCGTTCCTTGCTGGGGCTCGTCGCCCCGACGTCGGGGCGGGTCACCTTCGACGGCGCGCCGCTCGACTACTCGGGGCGCGCGCTCAAGAGGTACCGCAAGCGGGCGCAGTTGGTGCTCCAGGACCCGAGCGGTTCGCTCAACCCGCGCCACACGGTGTACGACGCGGTGGCCGAGGGACTGCGTATCCACCGCTATCCAGGCGATGAACGGGCGGCGGTGTCTCAGGCCCTGTCGCGTGCCGGATTGCGTCCGCCCGAGCGGTTCTTCTTGCGGTATCCGCACGAGATGTCGGGCGGCCAGCGCCAGCGGGTGGTCATCGCCGGGGCCTTGGCCCTTGAGCCCGAACTGATCGTCGCCGATGAGCCGGTGGCGTCGCTGGACGCGTCCGTACGCGGCGAGATTCTGGCGCTCTTCCTGCGGCTGCGCGACGAACTCGGCCTGTCGGCGTTGGTGGTGACCCACGATTTGGGCCTCGCCTGGAACATCGCCGACCGGGTGGCCGTGATGTACCTCGGCCGTATTGTCGAGAGCGGCCGGGTGGAGCAGGTGCTCACCAGCCCGCGCCATCCCTACACCCAGGCGCTGCTGTCGGTACTGCCAGAAGCACCGGGAGAGCCCGTCGTACTCGCGGGTGAGCCGCCGGACCCTTCGCGCATTCCGGGCGGATGCCGTTTCCACGCGCGCTGTCAGGTTCTCGCCTCGGGCGAGGCGGCGGCAGCCGGCGTCGCGGACGACTGCCGTACGAAGGATCTGCCCGTGCTCGCCGGTGGCCAGACCGCCCAGGTGGCCTGCCACTGGGCGGAGAGGACAGCGCACTCCGGACGGCCGTGA
- a CDS encoding ABC transporter substrate-binding protein has product MDTPVQHGRAASAATRRTLRGRFRLLLAAGTAAFALTAGLATPLNPAPSPAAAADSKSTLTVAVAQSVDSLSPFLAQRLVSTSIHRLMYEYLTNYDAKDNHAIPGFATKWQPSADKLTWTYTIRENSTWSDGKPATAEDAAWTFNKMMTDDGAATVNGTFVSNFREVTAPSPTKLVIRLKKPQATMAALDVPIVPKHVWEKVKDFSKFNNDKSFPIVGDGPFILTDYKVDSYVKLKANKTFWRGAPKFDELVFRYYKDQDAAVAALRKGEVSFVAGSPSLTPAQASSLKKTKNIKVNDGPGRRFYALATNPGARTEDGKKFGTGDPALLDEKVRHALFMAVDRKTIIDKVFQGQAVQGQGYIPPRFSTYSWKPSSNQELAYDPAKAAKLLDEAGYKKNSDGKRLGKNGKPLNFRILCHATDPNDKAVGKYLREWWGDLGVGLKVDCLDNVTDDWYAGDYDLAFDGWSVNPDPDFVLSLHTCAALPAKPKETAATDNFICDKKYDTLYNKQIAEYDPAKRAALVKQMQSRLYDTGYMNVMAYPDAVEAYRTDQIKSITTMPSAAGNIFGQDGYWSWWSAVPATSNDSDSSGGGSTVVGVIVGIVVVVVLAGGGLFFFMRRRSTAEDRE; this is encoded by the coding sequence ATGGACACACCTGTACAGCACGGCAGAGCAGCATCAGCAGCCACACGACGCACCCTTCGCGGCCGGTTCCGGCTGCTTCTGGCCGCAGGCACCGCGGCCTTCGCCCTCACGGCCGGCCTCGCCACGCCGCTCAATCCGGCCCCGTCGCCGGCCGCGGCGGCGGACAGCAAGTCGACCCTCACTGTCGCGGTGGCGCAGAGCGTCGACTCGCTTAGTCCGTTTCTCGCACAGCGACTGGTCAGTACGAGCATCCATCGCCTGATGTATGAGTACCTGACCAACTACGACGCCAAGGACAACCACGCGATCCCCGGCTTCGCCACCAAGTGGCAGCCGTCGGCGGACAAGTTGACCTGGACCTATACCATTCGCGAGAACTCCACATGGTCGGACGGCAAGCCCGCGACCGCCGAGGACGCCGCGTGGACGTTCAACAAGATGATGACGGACGACGGCGCGGCGACCGTCAACGGCACCTTCGTCAGCAATTTCCGCGAGGTGACGGCGCCGAGCCCGACCAAGCTCGTCATCCGGCTGAAGAAGCCACAGGCCACCATGGCGGCGCTCGATGTGCCGATCGTGCCCAAGCACGTCTGGGAGAAGGTCAAGGACTTCTCGAAGTTCAACAACGACAAGTCCTTCCCGATCGTCGGCGACGGTCCCTTCATCCTCACCGACTACAAGGTCGACAGCTACGTGAAGCTGAAGGCCAACAAGACCTTCTGGCGTGGCGCCCCCAAATTCGACGAACTGGTCTTCCGGTACTACAAAGACCAGGACGCCGCGGTCGCCGCCCTGCGCAAGGGCGAGGTCTCCTTCGTGGCGGGCAGTCCGAGCCTGACGCCTGCCCAGGCCTCTTCGCTCAAGAAGACCAAGAACATCAAGGTCAATGATGGACCGGGGCGGCGCTTCTACGCCCTGGCCACCAACCCAGGCGCCCGGACCGAGGACGGGAAGAAGTTCGGCACGGGCGATCCCGCGCTGCTGGACGAGAAGGTACGGCATGCCCTGTTCATGGCCGTCGACCGCAAGACGATCATCGACAAGGTGTTCCAGGGGCAGGCCGTACAGGGCCAGGGATACATCCCTCCGCGCTTCTCCACGTACTCCTGGAAGCCTTCAAGCAACCAGGAACTCGCGTACGACCCGGCGAAGGCGGCCAAGCTCCTCGACGAGGCCGGCTACAAGAAGAACTCCGACGGCAAGCGGCTCGGCAAGAACGGCAAGCCCCTCAACTTCCGCATCCTGTGCCATGCCACCGACCCGAACGACAAGGCGGTCGGCAAGTACCTGAGGGAGTGGTGGGGCGATCTGGGCGTCGGGCTCAAGGTCGACTGTCTCGACAACGTGACCGACGACTGGTACGCGGGCGACTACGACCTGGCCTTCGACGGCTGGTCGGTCAACCCCGACCCGGATTTCGTGCTCTCGCTGCACACCTGTGCCGCCCTGCCCGCCAAGCCCAAGGAGACAGCGGCCACCGACAACTTCATCTGCGACAAGAAGTACGACACCCTCTACAACAAGCAGATAGCCGAGTACGACCCCGCCAAGCGCGCCGCCCTTGTCAAGCAGATGCAGTCACGGCTCTACGACACCGGTTACATGAACGTCATGGCCTACCCGGACGCCGTCGAGGCCTATCGCACGGACCAGATCAAGTCGATCACGACGATGCCTTCGGCCGCGGGCAACATCTTCGGCCAGGACGGTTACTGGAGCTGGTGGTCGGCGGTCCCGGCGACGTCCAACGACAGCGACTCGTCCGGGGGCGGTTCCACCGTCGTCGGCGTCATTGTGGGCATCGTGGTAGTCGTCGTCCTCGCGGGCGGCGGTCTGTTCTTCTTCATGCGGCGCAGGTCGACCGCTGAGGACCGCGAATAG
- a CDS encoding ABC transporter ATP-binding protein codes for MTEPTASVPAAVQPSPASDTREPSDPPLLEVRNLTVTYGSGSSAVPAVRGVDLTVRAGQKLGVAGESGCGKSTMALALLRLLPAGAELTGEILLDGEDIRTMKWGRLRAVRWAGASIVFQGAMHSLNAVHRIGDQVAEPIVLHGRATPGAARKRAGELLEQVGLPAARSSAYPHELSGGQRQRVMIAMALACDPRLIIADEPTTALDVMIQAQILRLIEQLVADQGVGLIMISHDLAVLADTCDRLAVMYAGRVVEEGPARRVYENAQHPYGNALSAAFPRIGDMSSRHAPRGLPGDPPDPAALPGGCTFHPRCPVALDSCSTDDQPLREAGPEHRAACVLVGRDGAVSAGSSAVSDSRLRGGPDSAPPRHTDAARDGGSRDGTGKKAEPGAPDEARSTP; via the coding sequence ATGACTGAACCGACCGCCTCCGTACCCGCCGCCGTACAGCCGTCACCGGCATCCGACACTCGGGAGCCGTCGGATCCCCCGCTGCTGGAAGTGCGGAACCTGACCGTGACCTACGGATCGGGAAGTTCCGCCGTGCCGGCCGTACGCGGCGTCGACCTGACCGTCCGCGCCGGGCAGAAGCTCGGCGTCGCGGGCGAATCGGGATGTGGGAAGTCCACCATGGCGCTGGCGCTGCTCCGGCTGCTGCCCGCCGGGGCCGAACTGACCGGTGAGATCCTGCTCGACGGCGAAGACATCCGCACCATGAAGTGGGGGCGGTTGCGCGCCGTGCGTTGGGCCGGGGCGTCGATCGTCTTCCAGGGCGCGATGCACTCTCTCAACGCCGTGCACCGTATCGGTGACCAGGTGGCCGAGCCGATCGTGCTGCACGGCCGCGCGACGCCCGGCGCAGCGCGGAAACGCGCCGGTGAACTACTCGAACAGGTCGGGCTGCCCGCGGCGCGCAGCTCCGCCTATCCGCACGAGCTGTCCGGCGGCCAGCGCCAGCGCGTCATGATCGCGATGGCACTGGCCTGCGACCCCCGGCTGATCATCGCGGATGAGCCCACCACCGCGCTGGACGTGATGATCCAGGCGCAGATCCTGCGGCTGATCGAACAACTCGTCGCCGACCAGGGTGTCGGCCTGATCATGATCAGCCACGACCTCGCCGTACTCGCAGACACCTGCGACCGCCTCGCGGTGATGTACGCGGGCCGCGTCGTCGAGGAGGGGCCCGCCAGGAGGGTCTACGAAAACGCACAGCATCCTTACGGCAACGCGCTCTCCGCGGCGTTCCCCAGGATCGGCGACATGTCGTCCCGGCACGCGCCGCGCGGTCTCCCCGGCGACCCGCCCGATCCGGCGGCGCTGCCAGGCGGCTGCACCTTCCACCCACGCTGCCCCGTGGCACTGGATTCTTGCTCGACGGACGACCAGCCTCTGCGGGAGGCGGGCCCGGAACACAGGGCCGCGTGTGTGCTTGTGGGGAGGGACGGCGCCGTTTCCGCAGGCTCCTCCGCCGTCTCGGACTCCCGGCTCCGTGGAGGCCCCGATTCCGCCCCGCCGCGCCACACGGACGCCGCACGGGACGGCGGTTCACGCGACGGTACGGGCAAAAAAGCGGAACCAGGAGCGCCCGACGAAGCAAGGAGTACCCCGTGA
- a CDS encoding MinD/ParA family ATP-binding protein produces the protein MELSSDRLLRNNKPKAKSSRPATGGSRFRIGGKKEEAERQRKLELIRTPVLSCYRIAVISLKGGVGKTTTTTALGSTLATERQDKILAIDANPDAGTLGRRVRRETGATIRDLVQAIPYLNSYMDIRRFTSQAPSGLEIIANDVDPAVSTTFNDEDYRRAIDVLGKQYPIILTDSGTGLLYSAMRGVLDLADQLIIISTPSVDGASSASTTLDWLSAHGYAELVRRSLTVISGVRETGKTIKVDDIVSHFETRCRGVVVVPFDEHLAAGAEVNLDMMRPKVREAYFNLSALVAEDFVRAQQEQGLWTSDGNPPPIVAPPMPGQGGTPQQQPQPGQPWPGQASPGQAGPGQAGPGQAGRPGFPQQFYPGAPPQQGGRAPYGAPGQPGQAPYGAPYPQGQPGLSPGPAPHQPLPPGGAYPSQQTGQAPQTPLSPDGTTATPSRQPHPYPPRQTPSQPLPQSGPAPYQPGPRQGWPPQTQPPAAQGEAPAYRPPDTPGQIQPGQAVPPGSLHRPPADQVEEEPPPPSQ, from the coding sequence GTGGAGCTGTCGTCGGACCGGTTGCTGCGCAACAACAAACCGAAGGCGAAGAGCAGCCGTCCTGCGACGGGTGGTTCCAGGTTCCGGATCGGCGGCAAGAAGGAGGAGGCCGAGCGGCAGCGCAAGCTGGAGTTGATTCGTACTCCCGTGTTGTCCTGCTATCGGATCGCCGTAATCAGCCTCAAGGGAGGCGTGGGCAAGACCACGACCACCACGGCTCTGGGTTCGACCCTCGCCACCGAGCGCCAGGACAAGATCCTGGCCATTGACGCGAACCCGGACGCGGGCACGCTCGGCCGCAGGGTGCGCAGGGAGACGGGCGCGACGATCCGCGACCTCGTCCAGGCGATTCCCTATCTCAACAGCTACATGGACATCAGGCGTTTCACCTCGCAGGCCCCGTCCGGCCTGGAGATCATCGCCAACGATGTCGACCCTGCGGTCTCCACCACCTTCAATGACGAGGACTACCGTCGCGCGATCGACGTCCTGGGCAAGCAGTACCCGATCATCCTCACGGACTCGGGGACGGGCCTGCTCTACAGCGCGATGCGCGGTGTGCTCGATCTGGCGGACCAGCTCATCATCATCTCGACGCCGTCCGTGGACGGCGCGTCGAGCGCGAGCACCACGCTGGATTGGCTGTCGGCCCACGGGTACGCGGAGTTGGTGCGGCGCAGTCTTACCGTCATCTCCGGTGTGCGCGAGACCGGTAAGACCATCAAGGTCGACGACATCGTGTCGCATTTCGAAACACGGTGCAGGGGCGTCGTCGTAGTGCCCTTCGACGAGCATCTCGCGGCGGGCGCCGAAGTCAATCTCGACATGATGCGGCCCAAGGTGAGGGAGGCGTACTTCAACTTGTCCGCCCTGGTCGCCGAGGACTTCGTACGGGCTCAGCAGGAGCAGGGTCTATGGACATCGGACGGCAACCCGCCACCCATCGTCGCGCCGCCGATGCCCGGCCAGGGCGGAACACCTCAGCAGCAGCCGCAGCCCGGCCAGCCGTGGCCCGGACAGGCGAGTCCGGGGCAGGCAGGTCCGGGGCAGGCAGGTCCGGGGCAGGCAGGGCGGCCCGGCTTCCCGCAGCAGTTCTACCCCGGTGCGCCTCCGCAGCAGGGCGGCCGCGCGCCGTACGGCGCGCCGGGGCAGCCAGGACAGGCGCCGTACGGCGCGCCCTACCCGCAGGGACAGCCGGGGCTGTCTCCCGGACCGGCGCCGCACCAGCCGCTCCCGCCAGGCGGGGCGTACCCCTCCCAGCAGACAGGCCAGGCACCACAGACCCCACTGTCTCCTGACGGGACCACGGCCACGCCCAGCCGACAGCCCCACCCCTACCCACCGCGGCAGACTCCGTCGCAGCCGCTTCCGCAATCGGGCCCGGCGCCGTACCAGCCCGGTCCGAGGCAGGGCTGGCCGCCGCAGACCCAGCCGCCCGCCGCGCAGGGTGAGGCGCCCGCGTACCGGCCTCCTGACACACCCGGGCAGATTCAGCCAGGTCAGGCGGTACCGCCCGGAAGCCTCCACCGGCCGCCCGCCGACCAGGTGGAAGAGGAGCCGCCGCCGCCTTCGCAGTAG